One window of the Verrucomicrobiota bacterium genome contains the following:
- a CDS encoding VCBS repeat-containing protein, which produces MLANVPARSYSVASVAIIDGQLCFSRMNPLRLSLTLCACTWYWLALYASAADPKPAHSGPPNSAVPADTKFQAGKQLARVHCAACHLFPEPDLLDQRTWKEQTLPRMAFRMGLSPATLEKHADAKFIKAAGIIPSVPMVSLEEFQLMTAYYLEAAPVQPLPQEPRKRIAADLKQFTFEAVPFRHEPASTTLVHISQPTGRIYFGDDASKTLNIIDAAGKWIDSVSVDNVPVALTETARGIYVTMIGRFIPSEEPLGGLAMLQRTERSFAPAKTFFTKTPRLTDTVFADINHDGKADMLTCFFGYFAGRFSWHENMGLDELKEHVLIPKAGAIRSVVQDFNGDGFRDIAVLIAQETEALFILLNDGKGRFTTHTAFQKPPIYGHTYFEVVDFNHDGKADFLVTNGDNGEYTSPIKKYHGIRLYLNRGENRFEEALFYPLNGAFKAVARDFDGDNDLDIAAISFFPDYEKSPEEGFVYLENRGSMQFTAATFRQYLAGRWLTMDARDLDNDADIDIVLGSYIRGPSDVPAKLAEDWERAGPSVVILRNTLR; this is translated from the coding sequence TCCAGGATGAACCCGCTGCGCCTCAGTTTAACGCTTTGCGCTTGCACTTGGTATTGGTTAGCACTCTACGCGTCCGCAGCTGACCCCAAACCTGCACATTCGGGCCCGCCAAACAGCGCCGTCCCGGCGGATACGAAATTTCAAGCCGGAAAACAACTGGCCAGAGTCCATTGCGCGGCGTGCCATCTATTTCCGGAGCCTGATTTGCTCGATCAGAGAACCTGGAAAGAACAAACGCTGCCGCGCATGGCCTTTCGGATGGGCCTGTCTCCCGCCACTCTGGAAAAGCATGCGGACGCCAAATTTATCAAAGCCGCGGGCATCATCCCCAGCGTGCCGATGGTTTCCTTGGAAGAGTTCCAGCTTATGACGGCCTATTATCTCGAAGCCGCGCCAGTCCAACCTTTGCCCCAGGAGCCGCGCAAGAGAATTGCCGCTGATCTCAAACAATTCACTTTTGAAGCGGTCCCTTTCCGTCACGAACCAGCCTCGACGACGCTGGTGCATATCAGCCAGCCCACCGGCCGCATCTATTTCGGCGACGACGCGTCCAAAACGTTAAATATCATCGACGCGGCCGGAAAGTGGATCGATTCGGTGAGTGTGGACAATGTGCCTGTGGCGTTGACGGAAACGGCGCGGGGTATTTACGTGACAATGATCGGGCGTTTCATCCCTTCCGAGGAGCCGTTAGGAGGGTTGGCGATGCTGCAGCGAACGGAAAGAAGCTTCGCGCCGGCCAAGACATTCTTCACAAAAACGCCTCGCCTGACAGATACGGTTTTTGCGGACATAAACCACGACGGCAAGGCGGACATGTTGACCTGCTTTTTCGGATATTTCGCCGGCCGTTTCAGTTGGCACGAGAACATGGGCCTGGACGAATTGAAGGAACACGTCTTAATCCCGAAAGCTGGCGCCATCCGGTCCGTGGTGCAGGATTTCAATGGGGATGGATTCCGTGACATCGCCGTGTTGATCGCCCAGGAGACCGAGGCGCTATTTATTCTTCTTAACGATGGAAAGGGCCGCTTTACAACGCACACGGCATTTCAGAAGCCGCCCATTTACGGCCATACCTACTTTGAAGTTGTCGATTTCAATCATGACGGCAAGGCGGATTTCCTCGTCACGAATGGCGATAACGGGGAGTACACCTCGCCGATCAAGAAGTATCATGGGATTCGCTTGTATCTAAACCGAGGCGAGAACCGGTTTGAAGAAGCGCTTTTCTACCCGCTCAATGGCGCGTTCAAGGCGGTAGCCCGCGACTTCGACGGCGACAACGATCTCGACATCGCCGCGATTTCGTTCTTTCCAGACTACGAAAAATCGCCGGAGGAAGGTTTCGTTTATCTGGAGAACCGCGGCTCAATGCAGTTCACGGCAGCGACCTTCCGTCAATACCTGGCGGGCCGCTGGCTCACGATGGATGCGCGCGACCTCGACAACGACGCTGACATAGATATTGTGTTGGGGTCGTACATTCGTGGTCCGAGCGACGTGCCGGCGAAGCTGGCTGAAGATTGGGAAAGGGCAGGCCCATCAGTGGTCATTCTGCGGAACACGCTGCGATAG